In Arthrobacter sp. CDRTa11, one DNA window encodes the following:
- a CDS encoding ADP-dependent NAD(P)H-hydrate dehydratase, translated as MSTRSEAPAAQVTPSLLRDWPLPSAGEDKYSRGAVLVIGGARSTPGAALLAGRAALRAGAGKLTLAVAESVAVQLAVALPEAGVTGLPETAEGSMRASGLERIAPALESADVLLIGPGLDDVDLAVELLRALLGNEAAGGSDGASGSDGGASGGGRGATIVLDAYALGALPKIKSELTPWRGRLILTPNPTEAEILLGRDLANLEDDVAEIADTYQAVVSCQGCIARPAGSKAPEDPERWQITTGFGGLGTSGSGDILAGAIAGLRARGATDAQAACWGTHLHAAAADRLASRMGPLGFLAHELADELPALMMELNT; from the coding sequence GTGTCCACCCGCAGTGAGGCCCCGGCCGCGCAGGTGACGCCGTCGCTGCTGCGCGACTGGCCACTGCCCTCCGCCGGTGAAGACAAGTATTCGCGCGGTGCCGTGCTGGTGATTGGCGGTGCCCGGAGTACCCCCGGCGCGGCCCTCCTGGCTGGCCGCGCCGCACTCCGGGCCGGGGCGGGAAAGCTCACGCTTGCCGTTGCCGAATCAGTCGCGGTCCAGCTGGCCGTGGCGCTCCCGGAAGCGGGCGTCACGGGGCTTCCGGAGACTGCCGAGGGGTCCATGCGGGCCTCCGGGCTTGAACGCATCGCGCCCGCCCTGGAATCCGCGGACGTGCTTCTGATCGGCCCCGGACTGGACGACGTGGACCTCGCGGTCGAGCTGCTCCGCGCGCTTTTGGGGAACGAGGCAGCGGGCGGTTCCGACGGCGCTTCCGGTTCCGACGGCGGCGCTTCCGGCGGCGGGCGGGGCGCCACCATTGTGCTGGACGCCTACGCCCTGGGTGCCCTGCCCAAAATCAAGTCGGAGCTGACCCCCTGGAGGGGACGGCTAATCCTCACGCCGAACCCCACGGAGGCGGAAATCCTGTTGGGCCGGGACCTGGCGAACCTGGAGGATGACGTGGCGGAGATTGCTGACACGTACCAGGCAGTGGTCAGCTGCCAGGGTTGCATCGCGCGGCCGGCCGGCAGCAAGGCGCCCGAGGACCCGGAGCGTTGGCAGATCACCACCGGGTTCGGCGGGCTGGGAACCTCCGGGAGCGGGGACATCCTGGCAGGGGCTATTGCCGGTCTTCGTGCCCGTGGCGCCACCGACGCCCAGGCAGCCTGCTGGGGCACCCACCTCCATGCCGCGGCGGCGGACCGCCTGGCCAGCAGGATGGGACCCCTCGGATTCCTGGCGCACGAGCTAGCCGACGAACTGCCGGCCCTCATGATGGAGCTCAACACCTAA
- a CDS encoding S9 family peptidase, translating into MTQTPLQDSANASAATVSADSARPPVAKRVPGERTHHGETFVDNYEWLREKESPEVVEHLRAENAYQEAVTAHQEPLREAIFQEIKGRTQETDLSVPSRKDGWWYFSRSAEGKEYGIQCRVRAQDTGNPVADWTPPAVEAGVEIPGEEVLLDGNVEAEGKPFFSVGGSAVTIDGNLYAYAVDNAGDERFTLRIKDLRTGELLPDVIENIFYGVSFSPDGTRIFYTVVDDSWRPYQVKSHVLGTPVADDVVIYQEDDVAMWLGFELSGDRRHLVLGIGCSEYSETRLMRFDDPDGALTTVISRDQRVLYEAEPFLLTGPDGEKSERILLTHNRGAINSMVSLVDPAELSKPLAEQHWDTVVGHSDDVRVNGAGVTSTHVVVSIRKDTIERVQVLGLNGLGTAAQEAPVEPAFDEELYTAGVGGSDYQAPVIRLGYTSYFTPSRVYDFVLPTPEKPAGELLLRKESPVLGGYDGNDYVASREWAEAQDGTRIPLSVLRHKAVKQDSTAAGLVYGYGSYELSMDPGFGIARLSLLDRGVVFVIAHIRGGGELGRHWYEDGKKLSKKNTFTDFVAATDWLAGSGWVDPARIAAMGGSAGGLLVGAVANLAPEKYAAVLAQVPFVDPLTTILDPDLPLSALEWEEWGNPITDPAVYAYMKSYSPYENVRDAAYPKMAAVTSFNDTRVLYVEPAKWVQELRNKTTGNQPVLMKIEMDGGHGGASGRYVQWRERAWDYAFIADSLGATELLPGAGLK; encoded by the coding sequence ATGACCCAGACTCCGCTGCAGGATTCCGCCAACGCGTCCGCTGCCACTGTTTCCGCCGATTCTGCCCGGCCGCCCGTCGCCAAGAGGGTCCCGGGCGAGCGCACCCACCACGGCGAGACATTCGTGGACAACTATGAATGGCTGCGGGAGAAGGAGTCCCCGGAGGTAGTGGAGCACCTCAGGGCAGAAAATGCGTACCAGGAGGCCGTCACAGCCCACCAGGAACCGTTGCGCGAGGCCATTTTCCAGGAGATCAAGGGCCGCACTCAGGAAACTGACTTGTCTGTCCCCAGCCGAAAGGACGGCTGGTGGTACTTCAGCCGTTCCGCCGAAGGTAAGGAGTACGGAATCCAGTGCCGCGTCCGCGCCCAGGACACCGGAAACCCCGTGGCTGACTGGACTCCGCCGGCAGTGGAGGCCGGCGTCGAGATCCCTGGCGAGGAAGTGCTGCTGGACGGGAACGTTGAGGCGGAAGGCAAGCCATTCTTCTCCGTGGGCGGTTCCGCCGTCACCATAGACGGCAACCTGTACGCGTACGCCGTGGACAACGCCGGCGATGAACGCTTCACGCTCCGGATCAAGGACCTCCGCACCGGGGAGCTGCTGCCGGACGTCATCGAGAACATCTTCTACGGCGTCTCCTTCTCCCCTGACGGCACTCGCATTTTCTACACGGTGGTGGACGATTCGTGGCGGCCGTACCAGGTCAAGTCCCACGTCCTGGGCACGCCCGTCGCCGACGACGTGGTGATTTACCAGGAGGACGACGTCGCCATGTGGCTGGGCTTTGAGCTCTCCGGTGACCGGCGCCACCTGGTCCTGGGCATCGGCTGCTCCGAATACAGCGAGACCCGCCTGATGCGGTTCGACGACCCCGACGGCGCCCTCACCACGGTGATTTCGCGGGACCAGCGTGTCCTTTACGAGGCCGAGCCTTTCCTGCTGACCGGCCCCGACGGCGAAAAATCCGAACGGATCCTGCTGACCCACAACCGGGGTGCCATCAACTCCATGGTGTCCCTGGTGGACCCGGCCGAACTCAGCAAGCCGCTGGCGGAGCAGCACTGGGACACCGTCGTCGGGCATTCCGATGATGTCCGCGTGAACGGCGCGGGCGTCACGTCCACGCATGTAGTGGTGTCTATCCGGAAGGACACCATCGAGCGTGTTCAGGTGCTGGGCCTGAACGGCCTGGGAACTGCCGCGCAGGAGGCCCCGGTGGAGCCGGCGTTCGACGAGGAGCTCTACACCGCAGGCGTTGGCGGCTCCGACTACCAGGCCCCGGTGATCCGGCTCGGCTACACCTCCTACTTCACGCCGTCGCGCGTGTACGACTTTGTGCTGCCCACGCCGGAAAAGCCTGCTGGCGAACTGCTGCTGCGCAAGGAAAGCCCTGTGCTGGGCGGCTACGACGGCAACGACTACGTGGCCAGCCGGGAATGGGCTGAAGCCCAGGACGGCACCAGGATCCCGCTGTCAGTACTGCGGCATAAGGCGGTCAAACAGGATTCGACGGCGGCGGGCCTGGTGTACGGCTACGGCTCCTACGAGCTGAGCATGGACCCCGGCTTCGGGATCGCCAGGCTGTCGCTGCTGGACCGCGGGGTGGTGTTTGTCATCGCCCACATCCGCGGCGGCGGCGAGCTGGGGCGGCACTGGTATGAGGACGGCAAGAAGCTCAGCAAAAAGAACACGTTCACCGATTTTGTGGCGGCCACTGACTGGCTGGCCGGCTCAGGCTGGGTGGACCCGGCCAGGATTGCCGCCATGGGAGGCTCCGCCGGCGGACTGCTGGTGGGAGCCGTGGCCAATCTGGCTCCGGAAAAGTACGCCGCCGTGCTGGCACAGGTCCCTTTCGTGGATCCGCTCACCACCATCCTGGACCCGGACCTTCCGCTGTCCGCACTGGAGTGGGAGGAATGGGGCAACCCCATTACGGACCCGGCGGTTTATGCCTACATGAAGTCCTACTCGCCCTATGAGAATGTCCGCGACGCGGCCTACCCCAAGATGGCCGCGGTGACGTCCTTCAACGACACCCGGGTGCTTTATGTGGAGCCGGCCAAATGGGTCCAGGAACTGCGCAACAAAACCACCGGGAACCAGCCCGTCCTGATGAAGATCGAGATGGATGGCGGCCACGGCGGAGCCTCCGGCCGTTACGTCCAGTGGCGCGAACGTGCCTGGGACTACGCGTTCATCGCCGATTCCCTGGGCGCCACCGAACTGCTGCCGGGAGCGGGCCTGAAGTAA
- a CDS encoding Hsp20/alpha crystallin family protein — MLMRTDPFRELDRLAQQVLGTAARPAAMPVDAWREDQEFVVAFDLPGVNADSVDLDVERNVLTVKAERPAPVGKDTEMIVSERPRGVFSRQLVLGEALDAENVKATYDAGVLTLRIPVTEKAKPRKIEIETKEAHHQIAA; from the coding sequence ATGTTGATGCGAACCGATCCGTTCCGTGAGCTGGACAGGCTGGCCCAGCAGGTCCTCGGCACGGCGGCGCGTCCGGCTGCGATGCCTGTGGACGCGTGGCGGGAGGACCAGGAATTTGTGGTGGCCTTTGATCTGCCCGGTGTAAATGCGGATTCAGTTGATCTGGATGTGGAACGGAACGTCCTGACGGTGAAGGCTGAGCGGCCGGCTCCTGTGGGGAAGGACACCGAAATGATCGTCTCGGAGCGGCCGCGCGGCGTCTTTAGCCGCCAGCTGGTCCTGGGTGAGGCCCTGGATGCCGAGAACGTGAAGGCAACGTACGACGCCGGTGTCCTGACTCTGCGGATTCCTGTCACCGAGAAGGCCAAGCCGCGCAAGATCGAGATTGAAACGAAGGAGGCACATCATCAGATTGCCGCCTAG
- a CDS encoding CBS domain-containing protein encodes MSIKARDIMSGGVECVGENETLEQAARKMKDLDVGSLPICGEDNRLKGMITDRDIVIKCLADGGDPRTATAGQFGQGKPVTIGADDSIEEAIRTMQEHQVRRLPVIDGHDLVGILSQGDIARNYPEDRVGELVEFISY; translated from the coding sequence ATGTCCATCAAGGCACGCGACATCATGAGCGGCGGCGTGGAATGCGTCGGTGAGAACGAAACGCTGGAGCAGGCAGCGCGGAAAATGAAGGACCTCGACGTCGGCTCGCTGCCGATCTGCGGTGAGGACAATAGGCTAAAGGGGATGATCACGGACCGCGACATTGTGATTAAATGCCTCGCCGACGGCGGTGATCCCCGCACTGCCACGGCCGGCCAGTTCGGCCAAGGCAAGCCCGTGACCATCGGTGCGGACGACTCCATCGAAGAAGCCATCCGCACCATGCAGGAGCACCAGGTCCGCCGCCTGCCCGTGATCGATGGCCACGACCTGGTGGGCATCCTGAGCCAGGGTGACATCGCGCGCAACTACCCGGAGGACCGGGTGGGCGAACTGGTGGAGTTTATTTCGTACTGA